From Amycolatopsis sp. YIM 10, the proteins below share one genomic window:
- a CDS encoding non-ribosomal peptide synthetase: MRQAAKTPDAIAVRCEGDELTYAELDQRSNQLAHHLIERGVTADRVVGLCLHRSTELVVAMLGVLKAGGAYLPLDPDHPVDRLEFMLRDTAAVLVLTQDHLRAGLPDGVPVLTVDREWHGSTAAPDRPVKPTDLAYVMYTSGSTGNPKGVMVEHAGVWNRLRWGQHHYDLDASAVVLQKTPYTFDVSVWEFFWPLMVGAKLVLAKPEGHKDPDYLVRLVRDEAITVLHFVPSMLRYFLAADGVSELSSVERVFCSGEALTADLRDRFFELFDAELHNLFGPTEASIEVTYWQCLPEHRGDPMVPIGRPIANVNCRILDQAGQQVPVGVPGELCLGGIAVARGYLGRPDLTDEKFIDDRFSGGRLYRTGDLARWRPDGVIEFLGRNDDQVKIRGQRVEPGEIESVILTHPAVREAAVTVHQVEGQQQLAAYVVPAVDADEVRDWVRQRLPEYMVPAGVTMLDALPLSSNGKLNRGALPDPVWQGGEEFIPARSSLEQELAAIWAEVLGVERVGVLDNFFALGGDSILSIQMVSRAAQAGIHLTPAQVFREQTVARLVEVAGHGPAVLAPQEPVTGPVELGPVQRWFFDLDLPVRDQWNQGITLVAKDEFDPDRVRQALERVIAHHDVLRSRFTREGAHQVGVDEIAVPVVVSDDPVRTAHTGLDIEHGPLVKGAVDGTTLVLACHHLVVDAVSWRFIVEDFERAYFDRGAFPPKTTAFAQWTERLASYDVTAEEGYWRGVVDSITPLPADFDGPDTQATAVTRRISLPAEATARLAETARRMKARVDEMVLTACAQGLTDWTGDAGITVDVEGHGREPLFDDIDLSRTVGWFTVMRPVHLPVGAAPEVEAVRAVKHALREAPHNGIGYGLLRERFKENPAVLFNFLGQLDGVAGGEFTLALDSSEGAHAGENTRHHPVEINAGISDGALTVELTYPGSRYEPSTMDILLAEIRGHLDALTVAAGEAAARAYLPGDFPLAGAGAAELAAITATHGLVGDLYPATTMQQGLLFHTLSAPGSGVYFEQFSVRLEGDLDPILFRESWQRLVDRHEALRSAVEWEGLDRPLMVVFDSIELPWSEEDWRDLDEDAQAERLSALLGKQREDGFELNRAPLVRVGLFRLGDEAWQVVWNFHHLILDGWSSAGVLRELFEIYVPLCDGREPELHDVRQYHDYIEWLQRQDLEAAERYWRGLLAGVSEPTSLGVDRPSEGDRRDEDYDRREIVLPAELGARLEEVARRRRLTVNTLFQAAWSLLLSRYSGTEDVVFGVTSSGRPVDLAGAGNIAGLFINTLPARVTCPGGQRLGTWLSELQQAQIDQRQFEFSPLTKVQEWSEVPAGVPLFESILVFENYPADFSVLERVSRLRVADLHSMEQTNYPLTVVVIPGRETTLKVWFDQTRIDAGAAERLLAHLRGLLEELAGDEQRAVGEIGLLTAPEAELFERWADTAVDYGEPECLHQVIARQAAATPDAVAVRCGQDELTYAELDRRANRLAHHLIDAGVRADKVVGVAMRRSVELVVALLGVLKAGGAYVPLDPDYPAERLEFLIRDTGAKLVLTQEELRDRIPGTALALDTAEFDGADTDPGVGKPADLAYVIYTSGSTGKPKGVMLEHRGVWNRLRWMQAEYPIGDADVVLQKTPYTFDVSVWEFFWPLMIGARMVLAKPEGHRDPDYLTELIRDEGVTTLHFVPSMLRYFLAAEGVSELPSVKRVFCSGEALTADLRDRFFSLLDAELHNLFGPTEASIDVTYWQCLPEHRGDPVVPIGRPIANITCRILDQAGQQTPIGVPGELCLGGIGLARGYLGRPKLTRQKFVKDPFSDGRLYRTGDLARWRADGEIEFLGRNDDQVKIRGQRVEPGEIEAVLQDDPMVKHAVVVADDGVLATFVEPDFTAVTDQSLSSAPWLRRHVDQWQSLYEQIYTEPVIEVDADFNTAGWLSSYTGQPIPTGEMLEWRDRTVDRVLGLQPKRVLEIGCGTGILLTRIAPKVTSYHGTDMSATAIEYVRGRLAESGDEHVVLEQREAVDFAGIRPDSVDVVVLNSVTQYFPDVAYLVEVIRGAMDALVPGGSMFIGDVRNLLLLETLHASVQVAQAPGDVLAADVVQRVRHLARVENELLVDPGFFTRLREKVPELGRIEISPKEGAYDNELSRFRYDVVLEKAAKPHVQVEARWLDWTRGELTWDAVATMLRGGARELIALSRVPNARVRRHHERWQRLLGASGDATLSEAIAGGDGDAVDPEKLRALGRSCGYEVEISWAAGYADGAFDVVLRKAGQPRADFRPPVDGELLEPANMPVRQELGAELRARLLDELARKLPAHMVPSTVTVLDAMPMTSSGKVDRKVLRATRSAHLSEKPYVAPRDAVELRLARIWEKVLDVERVGVLDDFFELGGDSLVAIRLSTEVQRAFDVKITLADQLAARTVEQEAGLISGGGAAWRPLVEITAGEGTPVFCVHPAGGSVLCYGELARRLGRARPFYGLAPLGLEEGQEADDNIGVMADRYLAEVRAVRPHGPYHLAGWSLGGVVALEMAARLEDAGERVELVAMIDSVAPELVDGDVDDVDVIAEFFAGVPLDLDHLRSLEPDAAIEAAMEQAAKANALPSGLDATRLLRMRDVHKRHIAALVSHRAARYAGDVVLFRAADTPVTQPAYGWENTVKGRLEIIGVPGNHQTVLSSPGVGRIARELGARIPE, encoded by the coding sequence GTGCGCCAGGCCGCGAAGACGCCGGACGCCATCGCGGTCCGCTGCGAGGGCGACGAACTGACCTACGCCGAACTCGACCAGCGCTCGAACCAGCTCGCGCACCACCTGATCGAGCGGGGCGTGACCGCGGACCGGGTGGTCGGCCTGTGCCTGCACCGGTCGACCGAACTGGTGGTCGCGATGCTCGGGGTGCTCAAGGCGGGCGGCGCGTACCTGCCGCTCGACCCCGACCACCCGGTGGACCGGCTGGAGTTCATGCTCCGCGACACCGCCGCGGTGCTCGTGCTGACCCAGGACCACCTGCGGGCCGGGCTGCCGGACGGGGTGCCCGTGCTGACCGTGGACCGCGAATGGCACGGGTCCACGGCGGCCCCCGATCGGCCGGTGAAGCCGACCGATCTCGCGTACGTCATGTACACCTCGGGTTCCACCGGCAATCCCAAGGGCGTGATGGTCGAGCACGCCGGCGTGTGGAACCGGCTGCGCTGGGGTCAGCACCACTACGACCTGGACGCTTCGGCGGTGGTGCTGCAGAAGACCCCGTACACCTTCGACGTCTCGGTGTGGGAGTTCTTCTGGCCGCTGATGGTCGGCGCGAAGCTGGTGCTGGCCAAGCCCGAAGGCCACAAGGACCCGGACTACCTGGTCCGGCTGGTCCGCGACGAAGCGATCACCGTGCTCCACTTCGTCCCGTCGATGCTGCGGTACTTCCTTGCCGCGGACGGGGTTTCGGAACTGTCCTCGGTGGAGCGGGTGTTCTGCAGCGGGGAGGCGCTGACCGCGGATCTGCGTGATCGGTTCTTCGAGTTGTTCGACGCGGAACTGCACAACCTGTTCGGTCCGACCGAGGCTTCGATCGAGGTCACCTACTGGCAGTGCCTGCCGGAGCACCGAGGTGATCCGATGGTGCCGATCGGGCGGCCGATCGCGAACGTCAACTGCCGCATCCTGGATCAGGCGGGCCAGCAGGTGCCGGTCGGCGTGCCGGGCGAACTCTGCCTCGGGGGCATCGCCGTTGCGCGCGGTTACCTCGGCCGTCCCGACCTGACCGACGAGAAGTTCATCGACGACCGGTTCTCCGGCGGCAGGCTCTACCGCACCGGCGACCTGGCGCGCTGGCGGCCGGACGGGGTGATCGAATTCCTCGGCCGCAACGACGACCAGGTCAAGATCCGCGGTCAGCGCGTCGAACCGGGTGAGATCGAGTCGGTCATCCTGACCCATCCCGCCGTGCGTGAGGCCGCGGTCACCGTGCACCAGGTCGAGGGGCAGCAGCAGCTCGCCGCGTACGTGGTGCCCGCGGTGGACGCCGACGAGGTCCGCGACTGGGTGCGGCAGCGGCTGCCCGAGTACATGGTGCCCGCCGGCGTCACCATGCTGGACGCGTTGCCGTTGTCATCCAACGGAAAGCTGAATCGCGGGGCGCTGCCCGACCCGGTGTGGCAGGGCGGTGAGGAGTTCATCCCGGCGCGGTCGTCGCTGGAGCAGGAGCTGGCCGCGATCTGGGCCGAGGTGCTCGGCGTCGAACGCGTCGGCGTGCTGGACAACTTCTTCGCCCTCGGCGGCGACTCGATCCTGTCGATCCAGATGGTCTCGCGGGCCGCGCAGGCGGGCATCCACCTGACCCCGGCGCAGGTGTTCCGCGAGCAGACCGTGGCGCGGCTGGTCGAGGTGGCCGGGCACGGGCCCGCGGTGCTCGCGCCGCAGGAACCGGTGACCGGGCCGGTCGAGCTGGGCCCGGTGCAGCGCTGGTTCTTCGACCTGGACCTGCCGGTGCGCGACCAGTGGAACCAGGGAATCACCCTGGTGGCGAAGGACGAATTCGACCCGGACCGCGTGCGCCAGGCCCTGGAACGCGTGATCGCACACCACGACGTGCTTCGCTCGCGGTTCACCCGGGAAGGCGCGCACCAGGTCGGCGTCGACGAGATCGCCGTGCCGGTGGTCGTCAGCGATGACCCGGTTCGCACCGCGCACACCGGTCTCGACATCGAGCACGGACCGTTGGTGAAGGGCGCCGTCGACGGCACCACGCTGGTCCTTGCCTGTCACCACCTGGTGGTCGACGCGGTCAGCTGGCGGTTCATCGTCGAGGACTTCGAACGCGCCTACTTCGACCGAGGCGCGTTCCCGCCGAAGACCACCGCGTTCGCGCAATGGACCGAGCGCCTCGCCTCGTACGACGTGACCGCCGAAGAGGGCTACTGGCGGGGCGTGGTCGACTCGATCACTCCGCTGCCCGCCGACTTCGACGGTCCCGACACGCAGGCAACCGCTGTGACCAGGCGGATCTCGCTGCCCGCGGAAGCGACGGCACGGCTGGCCGAGACCGCGCGCCGGATGAAAGCGCGGGTGGACGAGATGGTGCTGACCGCGTGCGCGCAGGGCCTGACCGACTGGACCGGCGACGCCGGGATCACCGTCGATGTGGAGGGCCACGGCCGCGAACCGCTCTTCGACGACATCGACCTCTCGCGCACGGTCGGCTGGTTCACCGTGATGCGCCCGGTGCACCTGCCGGTCGGCGCCGCACCCGAGGTCGAGGCGGTGCGCGCGGTCAAGCACGCCCTGCGGGAGGCGCCGCACAACGGCATCGGCTACGGCCTGCTGCGGGAGCGGTTCAAGGAAAACCCGGCGGTGCTGTTCAACTTCCTGGGCCAGCTCGACGGGGTGGCCGGTGGTGAATTCACCCTGGCGCTGGACTCGTCGGAGGGCGCGCACGCGGGGGAGAACACCCGGCACCACCCGGTCGAGATCAACGCGGGCATCAGCGACGGCGCGCTGACCGTCGAACTGACCTATCCCGGCTCCCGCTATGAGCCGTCCACCATGGACATCCTGCTGGCGGAGATCCGCGGGCACCTCGACGCGCTGACCGTCGCGGCCGGTGAAGCGGCGGCGCGGGCGTACCTGCCGGGCGACTTCCCGCTGGCCGGGGCCGGGGCCGCCGAACTGGCCGCGATCACCGCCACCCACGGCCTGGTCGGCGACCTGTACCCGGCCACCACCATGCAGCAGGGCCTGTTGTTCCACACCCTGTCCGCGCCCGGTTCGGGGGTCTACTTCGAACAGTTCAGCGTCCGGCTCGAAGGCGATCTCGATCCGATCCTCTTCCGCGAGTCCTGGCAGCGGCTGGTCGACCGGCACGAGGCGCTGCGGTCGGCGGTGGAATGGGAAGGGCTCGACCGGCCGCTGATGGTGGTGTTCGACTCGATCGAGCTGCCATGGTCCGAAGAGGACTGGCGCGACCTGGACGAGGACGCGCAGGCCGAGCGGCTGTCGGCGTTGCTGGGGAAGCAGCGCGAGGACGGGTTCGAACTGAACCGGGCGCCACTGGTGCGCGTCGGGCTGTTCCGGCTGGGCGACGAGGCGTGGCAGGTGGTCTGGAACTTCCACCACCTGATCCTGGACGGCTGGAGTTCGGCCGGCGTGCTGCGCGAGCTGTTCGAGATCTACGTGCCGCTGTGCGACGGCCGGGAGCCGGAACTGCACGACGTCCGGCAGTACCACGACTACATCGAATGGTTGCAGCGGCAGGATCTCGAAGCCGCGGAACGGTACTGGCGCGGTCTGCTCGCCGGGGTCTCGGAACCGACGTCGCTCGGGGTGGATCGTCCGTCCGAAGGGGACCGTCGCGACGAGGACTACGACCGGCGCGAGATCGTGCTGCCCGCCGAGTTGGGCGCGAGGCTGGAAGAGGTCGCCCGCCGCCGCAGGCTGACGGTGAACACGCTGTTCCAGGCCGCGTGGTCGCTGCTGCTTTCGCGGTACTCGGGCACCGAGGACGTGGTGTTCGGCGTGACTTCCTCCGGTCGTCCCGTCGATCTGGCCGGGGCCGGGAACATCGCCGGGCTGTTCATCAACACCCTGCCCGCGCGGGTGACCTGCCCGGGTGGCCAGCGGCTCGGCACCTGGCTGAGCGAACTGCAGCAGGCGCAGATCGACCAGCGCCAGTTCGAATTCAGCCCGCTGACCAAGGTGCAGGAGTGGAGCGAGGTGCCGGCCGGGGTGCCGCTGTTCGAGAGCATCCTGGTGTTCGAGAACTACCCGGCGGACTTCTCCGTGCTCGAACGGGTCAGCCGCCTGCGGGTGGCCGATCTGCACAGCATGGAGCAGACCAACTACCCGCTGACCGTGGTGGTCATCCCGGGCCGCGAGACCACGCTGAAGGTGTGGTTCGACCAGACCCGGATCGACGCCGGCGCGGCGGAACGGCTGCTCGCGCACCTGCGCGGCCTGCTGGAGGAACTGGCGGGCGACGAGCAGCGCGCGGTCGGCGAGATCGGGCTGCTCACCGCGCCGGAGGCGGAACTGTTCGAGCGGTGGGCGGACACCGCGGTCGACTACGGCGAGCCCGAGTGCCTGCACCAGGTGATCGCCCGGCAGGCCGCCGCGACGCCGGACGCGGTCGCGGTCCGATGTGGACAGGACGAACTCACCTACGCCGAACTGGATCGCCGCGCGAACCGGCTGGCGCACCACCTGATCGATGCGGGTGTGCGCGCGGACAAGGTGGTCGGCGTCGCGATGCGGCGTTCCGTCGAACTGGTGGTGGCGCTGCTCGGCGTGCTCAAGGCGGGTGGCGCGTATGTGCCGCTGGACCCGGACTACCCGGCCGAGCGCCTGGAGTTCCTGATCCGCGACACCGGCGCGAAACTGGTGCTCACCCAGGAAGAACTGCGCGACCGCATCCCGGGCACCGCGCTGGCGCTGGACACCGCCGAGTTCGACGGCGCGGACACCGATCCCGGCGTCGGCAAGCCCGCCGACCTGGCGTACGTCATCTACACCTCCGGTTCCACCGGCAAGCCCAAGGGCGTCATGCTCGAACACCGCGGGGTGTGGAACCGGTTGCGCTGGATGCAGGCGGAGTATCCGATCGGCGACGCGGACGTGGTGCTGCAGAAGACTCCGTACACCTTCGACGTTTCGGTGTGGGAGTTCTTCTGGCCGCTGATGATCGGGGCGCGCATGGTGCTGGCGAAGCCGGAAGGCCACCGCGATCCGGACTACCTCACCGAGCTGATCCGGGACGAGGGCGTCACGACCCTCCACTTCGTCCCATCGATGTTGCGGTACTTCCTTGCCGCCGAAGGGGTTTCGGAACTTCCTTCGGTCAAGCGGGTGTTCTGCAGTGGTGAGGCGTTGACGGCGGATCTGCGGGACCGGTTCTTCTCGTTGCTGGACGCCGAACTGCACAACCTGTTCGGGCCGACCGAAGCCTCGATCGACGTGACCTACTGGCAGTGCCTGCCGGAGCACAGGGGTGATCCGGTGGTGCCGATCGGCCGTCCGATCGCGAACATCACCTGCCGCATCCTCGACCAGGCCGGGCAGCAGACCCCGATCGGCGTGCCCGGCGAGCTGTGCCTGGGCGGGATCGGGCTGGCCAGGGGCTATCTCGGCCGGCCGAAGCTGACCCGGCAGAAGTTCGTCAAGGACCCGTTCTCCGACGGCAGGCTCTACCGCACCGGCGATCTCGCGCGCTGGCGGGCCGACGGCGAGATCGAGTTCCTCGGCCGCAACGACGACCAGGTCAAGATCCGCGGCCAGCGCGTCGAACCGGGTGAGATCGAGGCCGTGCTCCAGGACGACCCCATGGTCAAGCACGCGGTCGTGGTGGCCGACGACGGCGTGCTCGCCACCTTCGTCGAGCCGGACTTCACCGCGGTCACCGACCAGTCGCTGTCCTCGGCGCCCTGGCTGCGGCGGCACGTGGACCAGTGGCAGTCGCTCTACGAGCAGATCTACACCGAGCCGGTGATCGAGGTCGACGCCGACTTCAACACCGCGGGCTGGCTCTCCAGCTACACCGGTCAGCCGATCCCGACCGGCGAGATGCTCGAATGGCGCGACCGCACGGTGGACCGCGTGCTCGGCCTGCAACCGAAGCGGGTGCTGGAGATCGGCTGCGGCACGGGCATCCTGCTCACCCGCATCGCGCCGAAGGTGACCAGCTACCACGGCACCGACATGTCGGCCACGGCCATCGAGTACGTGCGCGGCAGGCTCGCCGAAAGCGGGGACGAGCACGTGGTGCTGGAGCAGCGCGAAGCCGTCGACTTCGCCGGGATCCGGCCGGACAGCGTGGACGTGGTGGTGCTCAACTCGGTCACCCAGTACTTCCCGGACGTGGCCTACCTGGTCGAGGTCATCCGGGGTGCGATGGACGCGCTGGTGCCGGGCGGCTCGATGTTCATCGGCGACGTGCGCAACCTGCTGCTGCTGGAAACCCTCCACGCGTCGGTCCAGGTCGCGCAGGCACCGGGGGACGTGCTCGCGGCGGACGTGGTGCAGCGGGTCCGGCACCTGGCGCGCGTGGAGAACGAGCTGCTGGTCGATCCCGGGTTCTTCACCAGGCTGCGGGAGAAGGTGCCGGAGCTGGGCCGGATCGAGATCAGCCCGAAGGAAGGCGCCTACGACAACGAGCTGAGCCGGTTCCGCTACGACGTGGTGCTGGAGAAGGCGGCCAAGCCACACGTCCAGGTGGAGGCGCGGTGGCTCGACTGGACGCGCGGCGAACTGACCTGGGACGCGGTGGCCACCATGCTGCGAGGCGGGGCGCGGGAACTGATCGCGCTCTCCCGGGTGCCGAACGCGCGGGTGCGGCGGCACCACGAGCGCTGGCAGCGGTTGCTCGGTGCCTCCGGTGACGCGACCCTGTCCGAAGCCATCGCCGGGGGAGACGGCGACGCCGTGGACCCGGAGAAACTGCGGGCGCTCGGGCGTTCGTGCGGGTACGAGGTGGAGATCAGCTGGGCCGCCGGGTACGCCGACGGCGCGTTCGACGTGGTCCTGCGCAAAGCCGGGCAGCCGCGCGCCGACTTCCGCCCGCCGGTCGACGGGGAACTGCTGGAACCGGCGAACATGCCGGTGCGCCAGGAACTCGGGGCCGAACTGCGCGCCAGGCTGCTGGACGAGCTGGCGCGGAAACTGCCCGCGCACATGGTGCCGTCCACGGTGACCGTGCTCGACGCGATGCCGATGACCAGTTCCGGCAAGGTCGACCGCAAGGTGCTCCGGGCCACGCGCAGCGCGCACCTGTCGGAAAAGCCTTACGTGGCCCCGCGCGACGCGGTGGAACTGCGGCTGGCGCGCATCTGGGAGAAGGTGCTCGACGTCGAACGTGTCGGTGTGCTGGACGACTTCTTCGAACTCGGCGGCGATTCGCTGGTCGCGATCCGGCTGTCCACCGAGGTGCAGCGCGCCTTCGACGTGAAGATCACGCTCGCCGACCAGCTCGCCGCACGCACGGTCGAACAGGAGGCCGGGCTGATCAGCGGTGGCGGCGCGGCCTGGCGGCCGCTGGTGGAGATCACCGCGGGCGAGGGCACGCCGGTGTTCTGCGTGCACCCGGCCGGTGGCAGCGTGCTCTGCTACGGCGAACTGGCCCGCCGGCTCGGCCGCGCCCGGCCGTTCTACGGGCTGGCCCCGCTCGGCCTGGAGGAAGGGCAGGAGGCCGACGACAACATCGGCGTGATGGCCGATCGGTATCTCGCCGAGGTGCGCGCGGTCCGGCCGCACGGGCCGTACCACCTGGCCGGCTGGTCGCTCGGCGGTGTGGTCGCGCTGGAAATGGCGGCCAGGCTGGAAGACGCGGGCGAGCGCGTCGAACTGGTCGCGATGATCGACTCGGTGGCGCCGGAACTGGTCGACGGTGACGTGGACGACGTCGACGTGATCGCCGAGTTCTTCGCCGGTGTGCCACTGGACCTGGACCACCTGCGCTCGCTCGAACCGGACGCCGCCATCGAGGCGGCGATGGAGCAGGCGGCGAAGGCGAACGCGCTGCCGTCCGGTTTGGACGCCACCCGGCTGCTGCGCATGCGGGATGTCCACAAGCGGCACATCGCCGCCCTGGTTTCCCACCGGGCGGCCAGGTACGCGGGGGACGTGGTGCTGTTCCGCGCCGCGGACACCCCGGTCACCCAGCCCGCGTACGGCTGGGAGAACACGGTCAAGGGCAGGCTGGAGATCATCGGCGTGCCGGGCAACCACCAGACCGTGCTGAGTTCCCCCGGCGTCGGCCGGATCGCCCGCGAACTCGGCGCCCGCATCCCGGAATGA